The Amphiprion ocellaris isolate individual 3 ecotype Okinawa chromosome 6, ASM2253959v1, whole genome shotgun sequence genome contains a region encoding:
- the LOC111563066 gene encoding ependymin-1-like isoform X1, which translates to MHAAVILLVFMCLMPTTHADHHHHQQPCHLPNVTGLMTVMDLQDPVKALGGFTYDSTGNKLRFRSNENFPNASRHLDLLMFFEEGIFYEINSKNQSCEKKKLHYNHHALRIPEDAQFLATMNLGNPSIVGEGLEFSMWEGSVADNTGKYVISVTKGCLPVSILYYRKSTTVIFSFMNLESGIKNPEVLEVPSFCGGLSVEETSNGTVNSFLDLFM; encoded by the exons ATGCACGCAGCTGTAATCCTGTTGGTGTTCATGTGCCTGATGCCCACCACTCATGCagatcatcatcaccatcaacaGCCCTGTC ATTTACCCAACGTAACAGGACTCATGACTGTg ATGGACCTACAGGATCCAGTGAAGGCATTGGGTGGATTCACCTACGACTCAACGGGCAACAAACTACGGTTCAGATCAAACGAGAACTTCCCCAACGCTTCACGACATCTGGATCTGCTGATGTTTTTCGAAGAG GGGATATTCTACGAGATTAACAGCAAGAACCAGAGCTGTGAGAAGAAAAAACTGCACTACAACCACCACGCTCTACGTATTCCCGAGGATGCCCAATTCCTGGCTACGATGAATTTAGGGAATCCATCTATTGTTGGAGAGGGATTAGAATTCAGCATGTGGGAAGGGTCAGTGGCCGACAACACAG GCAAATATGTAATTTCTGTAACTAAGGGATGTTTGCCTGTGAGCATCCTCTACTACAGGAAGTCTACAACAgtcattttcag CTTCATGAACCTTGAAAGCGGGATCAAGAACCCTGAGGTCCTCGAGGTGCCTTCCTTTTGTGGGGGACTTTCTGTGGAGGAGACATCTAACGGGACAGTAAACAGTTTCCTCGACCTGTTCATGTAG
- the LOC111563066 gene encoding ependymin-1-like isoform X2: MTVMDLQDPVKALGGFTYDSTGNKLRFRSNENFPNASRHLDLLMFFEEGIFYEINSKNQSCEKKKLHYNHHALRIPEDAQFLATMNLGNPSIVGEGLEFSMWEGSVADNTGKYVISVTKGCLPVSILYYRKSTTVIFSFMNLESGIKNPEVLEVPSFCGGLSVEETSNGTVNSFLDLFM; encoded by the exons ATGACTGTg ATGGACCTACAGGATCCAGTGAAGGCATTGGGTGGATTCACCTACGACTCAACGGGCAACAAACTACGGTTCAGATCAAACGAGAACTTCCCCAACGCTTCACGACATCTGGATCTGCTGATGTTTTTCGAAGAG GGGATATTCTACGAGATTAACAGCAAGAACCAGAGCTGTGAGAAGAAAAAACTGCACTACAACCACCACGCTCTACGTATTCCCGAGGATGCCCAATTCCTGGCTACGATGAATTTAGGGAATCCATCTATTGTTGGAGAGGGATTAGAATTCAGCATGTGGGAAGGGTCAGTGGCCGACAACACAG GCAAATATGTAATTTCTGTAACTAAGGGATGTTTGCCTGTGAGCATCCTCTACTACAGGAAGTCTACAACAgtcattttcag CTTCATGAACCTTGAAAGCGGGATCAAGAACCCTGAGGTCCTCGAGGTGCCTTCCTTTTGTGGGGGACTTTCTGTGGAGGAGACATCTAACGGGACAGTAAACAGTTTCCTCGACCTGTTCATGTAG